One Brachyhypopomus gauderio isolate BG-103 unplaced genomic scaffold, BGAUD_0.2 sc68, whole genome shotgun sequence DNA window includes the following coding sequences:
- the ccdc149b gene encoding coiled-coil domain-containing protein 149-B isoform X2, with amino-acid sequence MNPSRRSESDWQGLVSEFLVCKRKLESKKEALLILSKELDTCQQERDQFKLMANQLRERHQGLKKKYRELIDGDPTLPPEKRNQVNLAQLLRDTHEKNRHLSEEVKELNQRLAEVQGDNKLLRMTIAKQRLGDEEVGVRHFPAHEREDLVKQLEHAREQNEELEHSLKALTDELQDVRAERKEYQEKAQRLNLEINHVLGCHANRILDVDALCMENRYLHERFVQLQEEVSLLKSNLMKYKSALESKKNCKVYGRANSSALTGVLSAKQVQELLLSEENGCSLPVTSQSISDLKSLATALLETIHEKNMVIQHQRQTNKILGNRVAELEGKLRTLEVSGLWSLPGGRDVIVLSEQKPVQSSRNHPVQLSQASIGDEEVVTGEEVTEDTALTSDLCHADPADAFLRPDQHCSAHGRTTETPDIGFPVETTTPSPNPFEDRGSENYYPICSDLEKTPCSVKRESDRYEPQTVDSGGDLQAHDQEQTNAAPAVIRQPPDEDGEDAALPRSEQDPDIQGLSESTVTVAADTQCSVDCTVLSEHTAVESTGSSTREETDPKIQFPSLQASDQSSEHDSAYNPAQSNSTMNNSA; translated from the exons TTCCTGGTGTGCAAACGAAAGCTGGAGAGTAAGAAGGAGGCTCTGCTGATCCTGTCCAAGGAGCTGGACACCTGCCAACAAGAGCGTGACCAGTTTAAACTGATGGCCAATCAGCTCAGAGAGCGTCACCAGGGCCTGAAGAAAAAATACAGAGAACTCATA GATGGTGACCCAACTCTGCCTCCAGAAAAAAGGAACCAG GTGAACCTGGCCCAGCTGTTGAGAGACACCCACGAGAAGAATCGACAtctgagtgaggaggtgaaggagctgAACCAGAGATTAGCAGAGGTCCAGGGTGACAACAAG CTGCTGAGGATGACAATTGCCAAACAGCGTCTCGGCGATGAAGAGGTCGGGGTCCGGCATTTTCCAGCCCACGAGAGAGAAGATCTGGTGAAGCAGCTGGAACACGCTCGAGAGCAG AACGAGGAGCTGGAGCACAGCCTCAAGGCGTTGACCGATGAGCTGCAGGACGTGCGGGCGGAAAGGAAGGAGTACCAGGAGAAAGCCCAGCGCCTCAACCTGGAGATCAACCATGTCCTGGGCTGCCATGCAAACCGCATCCTAGACGTGGATGCTCTGTGTATGGAGAACAG GTACCTCCATGAGAGGTTTGTACAGCTTCAAGAGGAAGTCAGCCTCCTAAAAAGTAATTTAATGAAGTACAAG AGTGCTCTTGAGAGCAAGAAGAACTGTAAAGTCTACGGCAGGGCAAATAGTAGTGCGTTAACTGGAGTCCTCTCAGCCAAACAAG TGCAAGAGCTTCTGCTGTCTGAAGAAAATGGTTGCAGCCTCCCCGTTACCTCACAGTCCATAAGTGACCTGAAGTCTCTGGCCACAGCTTTGCTAGAGACCATCCATGAGAAGAACATGGTCATTCAACACCAGCGCCAAACCAACAA GATTCTGGGTAACAGAGTAGCTGAACTGGAGGGCAAGCTAAGAACTCTGGAGGTGTCAGGACTGTGGAGTCTCCCTG GAGGAAGAGACGTGATTGTTCTGAGTGAACAGAAGCCTGTCCAGTCCTCCAGGAATCACCCAGTGCAACTAAGCCAGGCGTCCATTG GAGATGAGGAGGTGGTGACGGGAGAGGAGGTGACAGAAGACACAGCTCTCACTTCAGATTTGTGCCATGCTGATCCTGCTGACGCTTTTCTAAGACCAGACCAGCATTGCAGTGCTCATGGGAGAACCACAGAGACGCCAGACATCGGCTTCCCAGTGGAAACCACCACTCCCAGTCCAAACCCCTTTGAGGACCGGGGTAGTGAGAACTACTACCCCATCTGCTCGGACCTGGAGAAGACTCCTTGTTCTGTGAAGAGAGAATCAGACAGATATGAGCCACAGACAGTAGACAGTGGCGGTGATCTGCAGGCACATGATCAGGAACAGACAAACGCAGCTCCAGCTGTGATCAGACAGCCACCAGACGAAGACGGGGAGGACGCTGCACTTCCACGTTCTGAGCAAGATCCTGATATTCAGGGTCTGTCGGAGAGCACCGTCACCGtggcagcagacacacagtgTAGCGTGGACTGCACAGTACTGTCTGAACACACAGCAGTAGAGTCCACAGGCAGCTCGACAAGGGAGGAAACGGATCCAAAGATCCAGTTCCCAAGCCTACAGGCTTCAGATCAGAGCAGTGAGCATGACTCAGCATATAATCCAGCACAGAGCAACTCCACAATGAATAACTCAGCATAA
- the ccdc149b gene encoding coiled-coil domain-containing protein 149-B isoform X1, which produces MNPSRRSESDWQGLVSEFLVCKRKLESKKEALLILSKELDTCQQERDQFKLMANQLRERHQGLKKKYRELIDGDPTLPPEKRNQVNLAQLLRDTHEKNRHLSEEVKELNQRLAEVQGDNKLLRMTIAKQRLGDEEVGVRHFPAHEREDLVKQLEHAREQNEELEHSLKALTDELQDVRAERKEYQEKAQRLNLEINHVLGCHANRILDVDALCMENRYLHERFVQLQEEVSLLKSNLMKYKSALESKKNCKVYGRANSSALTGVLSAKQVQELLLSEENGCSLPVTSQSISDLKSLATALLETIHEKNMVIQHQRQTNKILGNRVAELEGKLRTLEVSGLWSLPGISYSVSVGLGRGRDVIVLSEQKPVQSSRNHPVQLSQASIGDEEVVTGEEVTEDTALTSDLCHADPADAFLRPDQHCSAHGRTTETPDIGFPVETTTPSPNPFEDRGSENYYPICSDLEKTPCSVKRESDRYEPQTVDSGGDLQAHDQEQTNAAPAVIRQPPDEDGEDAALPRSEQDPDIQGLSESTVTVAADTQCSVDCTVLSEHTAVESTGSSTREETDPKIQFPSLQASDQSSEHDSAYNPAQSNSTMNNSA; this is translated from the exons TTCCTGGTGTGCAAACGAAAGCTGGAGAGTAAGAAGGAGGCTCTGCTGATCCTGTCCAAGGAGCTGGACACCTGCCAACAAGAGCGTGACCAGTTTAAACTGATGGCCAATCAGCTCAGAGAGCGTCACCAGGGCCTGAAGAAAAAATACAGAGAACTCATA GATGGTGACCCAACTCTGCCTCCAGAAAAAAGGAACCAG GTGAACCTGGCCCAGCTGTTGAGAGACACCCACGAGAAGAATCGACAtctgagtgaggaggtgaaggagctgAACCAGAGATTAGCAGAGGTCCAGGGTGACAACAAG CTGCTGAGGATGACAATTGCCAAACAGCGTCTCGGCGATGAAGAGGTCGGGGTCCGGCATTTTCCAGCCCACGAGAGAGAAGATCTGGTGAAGCAGCTGGAACACGCTCGAGAGCAG AACGAGGAGCTGGAGCACAGCCTCAAGGCGTTGACCGATGAGCTGCAGGACGTGCGGGCGGAAAGGAAGGAGTACCAGGAGAAAGCCCAGCGCCTCAACCTGGAGATCAACCATGTCCTGGGCTGCCATGCAAACCGCATCCTAGACGTGGATGCTCTGTGTATGGAGAACAG GTACCTCCATGAGAGGTTTGTACAGCTTCAAGAGGAAGTCAGCCTCCTAAAAAGTAATTTAATGAAGTACAAG AGTGCTCTTGAGAGCAAGAAGAACTGTAAAGTCTACGGCAGGGCAAATAGTAGTGCGTTAACTGGAGTCCTCTCAGCCAAACAAG TGCAAGAGCTTCTGCTGTCTGAAGAAAATGGTTGCAGCCTCCCCGTTACCTCACAGTCCATAAGTGACCTGAAGTCTCTGGCCACAGCTTTGCTAGAGACCATCCATGAGAAGAACATGGTCATTCAACACCAGCGCCAAACCAACAA GATTCTGGGTAACAGAGTAGCTGAACTGGAGGGCAAGCTAAGAACTCTGGAGGTGTCAGGACTGTGGAGTCTCCCTG GCATTTCCTACAGCGTGTCTGTGGGATTAGGGA GAGGAAGAGACGTGATTGTTCTGAGTGAACAGAAGCCTGTCCAGTCCTCCAGGAATCACCCAGTGCAACTAAGCCAGGCGTCCATTG GAGATGAGGAGGTGGTGACGGGAGAGGAGGTGACAGAAGACACAGCTCTCACTTCAGATTTGTGCCATGCTGATCCTGCTGACGCTTTTCTAAGACCAGACCAGCATTGCAGTGCTCATGGGAGAACCACAGAGACGCCAGACATCGGCTTCCCAGTGGAAACCACCACTCCCAGTCCAAACCCCTTTGAGGACCGGGGTAGTGAGAACTACTACCCCATCTGCTCGGACCTGGAGAAGACTCCTTGTTCTGTGAAGAGAGAATCAGACAGATATGAGCCACAGACAGTAGACAGTGGCGGTGATCTGCAGGCACATGATCAGGAACAGACAAACGCAGCTCCAGCTGTGATCAGACAGCCACCAGACGAAGACGGGGAGGACGCTGCACTTCCACGTTCTGAGCAAGATCCTGATATTCAGGGTCTGTCGGAGAGCACCGTCACCGtggcagcagacacacagtgTAGCGTGGACTGCACAGTACTGTCTGAACACACAGCAGTAGAGTCCACAGGCAGCTCGACAAGGGAGGAAACGGATCCAAAGATCCAGTTCCCAAGCCTACAGGCTTCAGATCAGAGCAGTGAGCATGACTCAGCATATAATCCAGCACAGAGCAACTCCACAATGAATAACTCAGCATAA
- the LOC143490958 gene encoding uncharacterized protein LOC143490958 isoform X2 encodes MAETVRSLFDYRDPPTLDSDGEGSKPPPPRGRGCGRKRKGTPVKVCDRVFAAEDDEESTSEHSYGPGDREEGKENKHRPAAEGSYYSESTQTCSGDMEEGSSSGRGSVLFPPPPNCRIREVHCGNQVRLVVIAIRDITKGEEITVDYSLTEWGENAMGFRGTVPPAGFECLSDHENNIKKEDESAPVALSEYLTPSWSLSPSCSPVSHSEPSDSDHDSDDAGADMRGRAPRRRKKRKPLSPPAANGKRKTPHRPPVRPPSMPRSLPSTPPQPAAPSRPVFKCPAPAGVAGGAVRVGAGRGVSATVQKQCCVYCGRHYRSLPRHLDKHHAHQPDVLVAMERAHTSAHLPHLHASLPSSSSSSSMHSHCHRDAPGHRVVVATQQSLPLASPARRSPALSSPSRKSPAPPPVTPPRRGGVPVSVLKRSPPTPATPPRKVGRKVKKEKEEIEVVEKTKEEEVPVAVFVEPVKEAGPGHPKTEEEESIVREDDSGAEDKSDLSSSRRPHMLPLLSSLSSLVLYLRRLQHSALISLSRSPQSAEAWRLLCHSSLALLILYNRRRECEVSKLTISEYQSRVIPHPPVAVLSGAPPALTPLEASLSPFERLVLPHLPRVGVQGKRGRVQPLILPPHSEACLELLLQTRPGVGVDPQNPYVFARPYHSPATPLRGTDLLRSLAKSSGTRHPRALTQTRVRRQVAILTQLLLLSEGEEDGHRGAATLRLESFLQKEYHVTQSCATIGQDPGLMGLIGRVVLCGERDGVLFRGMSLHHICLELDVMSGNSADSLSEDSEGEPGKEKTESASIMIKKTSNNSKSPRPKKMNASHPSPGRKRGSGQPKPGKRGVLKRPWTEAERAAVESHLVRNIMELRVPAKADCERCLEQCPLLVTNHRDWRAIKFYCHNRIQLLKKTQQRQSPPTLSVC; translated from the exons ttctgGGGATATGGAGGAAGGCTCCAGTAGTGGTAGGGGTTCAGTCCTCTTTCCCCCTCCTCCAAACTGCCGCATTCGAGAAGTGCACTGTGGCAATCAAGTGCGGCTGGTCGTCATAGCAATCCGCGACATCACTAAGGGCGAGGAGATCACTGTGGACTACAGTTTGACAGAGTGGGGGGAAAACGCCATG GGTTTCCGTGGTACAGTGCCTCCTGCTGGATTTGAATGCCTCTCAGACCACGAGAACAACATTAAGAAG GAGGATGAATCTGCCCCAGTTGCCCTGTCAGAGTACCTGACCCCGTCCTGGTCCCTGTCTCCCTCCTGCTCCCCCGTCTCTCACTCTGAGCCCAGCGACTCTGATCACGACTCTGATGATGCGGGCGCTGACATGCGCGGCCGGGCGCCTCGTCGTCGCAAGAAACGCAAACCGCTCTCGCCCCCCGCAGCTAACGGCAAACGGAAAACCCCTCACCGGCCCCCGGTGCGACCCCCCTCCATGCCCCgctccctcccctccaccccgcCGCAGCCGGCCGCCCCGTCCAGGCCGGTGTTCAAGTGCCCCGCGCCGGCCGGGGTGGCAGGGGGCGCCGTGCGGGTGGGGGCGGGTAGGGGTGTGAGTGCTACAGTGCAGAAGCAGTGCTGTGTGTACTGTGGGCGACATTATCGCTCCCTCCCGCGCCACCTGGACAAACACCACGCGCACCAGCCCGACGTCCTAGTGGCCATGGAGAGGGCACACACCTCCGCTCACCTGCCCCACCTGCACGCCTCCCTGCcttcgtcctcctcttcctcatccatGCACAGTCACTGCCACAGAGATGCACCCGGGCACAGGGTCGTGGTAGCAACACAGCAGTCACTGCCCCTCGCTTCCCCAGCCCGAAGGAGCCCCGCTCTCTCAAGCCCCTCCCGCAAAAGTCCCGCCCCTCCGCCAGTAACTCCGCCCAGAAGGGGAGGGGTCCCGGTTTCTGTGCTGAAGAGGAGCCCGCCCACCCCCGCGACTCCTCCCAGGAAAGTGGGGCGCAAAgtgaagaaagagaaagaagagataGAAGTGGTGGAGAAGACAAAAGAAGAGGAGGTTCCTGTAGCAGTGTTTGTAGAGCCGGTGAAGGAGGCGGGACCAGGGCACCCGAagacagaagaagaagagagtatAGTGAGGGAGGATGACAGCGGAGCGGAGGACAAGAGTGACCTGTCCAG TTCCAGGCGGCCCCACAtgctccccctcctctcctccctctcctctctggtCCTGTACCTGCGGCGTCTCCAGCACTCCGCCCTCATCTCCCTCTCGCGTTCGCCCCAGTCTGCGGAGGCCTGGCGTCTCCTCTGCCACTCCAGCCTCgccctcctcatcctctacaACCGCCGGCGTGAGTGCGAGGTCTCCAAGCTCACCATCTCCGAGTACCAATCTCGGGtcatcccccacccccccgtggCCGTCCTCTCGGGCGCCCCGCCCGCCCTCACCCCGCTCGaggcctctctgtctcccttcgAGCGCCTGGTGCTCCCCCACCTGCCCCGCGTCGGGGTCCAGGGCAAACGTGGTCGCGTGCAGCCTCTGATTCTTCCCCCGCACTCCGAAGCTTGCCTGGAGCTCCTTCTCCAGACACGGCCAGGAGTGGGCGTGGATCCGCAGAACCCCTACGTGTTCGCCAGACCGTACCATTCCCCCGCCACCCCTCTGAGGGGCACGGACCTGCTGCGTAGTCTGGCCAAGTCGAGTGGTACGCGCCACCCACGAGCGTTAACACAGACACGCGTCCGGAGGCAGGTGGCCATCCTGACCCAGCTGCTGCtactgagtgagggagaggaggacgGGCACCGTGGAGCCGCCACGCTGCGATTGGAGAGCTTCCTGCAGAAAGAATACCATGTGACACAGAGCTGTGCTACGATTGGTCAAGATCCTGGCTTGATGGGGCTTATTGGTCGAGTGGTGCTTTGTGGGGAACGGGACGGTGTGCTGTTTCGAGGAATGAGCCTTCATCATATCTGCTTGGAGTTggatg TGATGTCAGGAAACTCTGCAGACTCCCTTTCTGAAGACTCAGAAGGAGAACCAGGCAAGGAGAAGACCGAGTCGGCCTCCATCATGATTAAAAAGACATCCAACAACAGCAAGTCCCCTCGGCCCAAGAAGATGAACgcctctcacccctcccccgGTCGCAAGAGGGGTTCAGGACAACCCAaaccag GCAAGCGAGGAGTTTTAAAGCGGCCTTGGACTGAGGCCGAGCGCGCTGCCGTGGAGTCCCACCTGGTGCGTAACATCATGGAGCTGCGGGTCCCCGCTAAAGCCGACTGTGAGCGCTGCCTGGAacagtgccccctgctggtcaccAACCATCGTGACTGGAGGGCTATTAAGTTCTACTGCCACAACCGCATCCAGCTGCTCAAAAAAACGCAGCAGAGACAGAGCCCACccaccctgtctgtctgctga